In Chitinophagales bacterium, one DNA window encodes the following:
- a CDS encoding sodium:solute symporter — protein sequence MSTPDWIVLCGTLSLILLYGIYRSRRHENLHSYLLGNRSLKWYQVGFSVMATQASAITFLSAPGQAYTDGMRFVEFYFGLPLAMIFLCVFFLPIYHRLKIFTAYEFLEQRFDLKTRTLTASLFLTQRGLAAGLTIYAPSIVLSSLLGWNIYWTNIFMGGLVITYTMLGGTRAVSVTQVQQLMVIFAGMFLAAVMVVRLLPDGVGITDALQVAGKMGKANVITTQFSWNDRYNIWSGLIGGFFLALAYFGTDQSQVGRYLAGKSIGESRLGLLMNGLLKIPMQFLILLIGALVFAFYQFQPAPVFFNTRQVTKVMNSEMADSFRMVNHQYDSISLLKQQYAFQLLDGLKEDNDAQTAAVQESLQALDKEGKAIRSEAVALIKQADPAADTNDTNYIFLTFVLTYLPKGLVGLLIAVVFCASWNSTAAELNSLATTTVIDIYRRNINNKASQLHYVRVSMWATLGWGIFAIGVAQLANQLGSLIEAVNVLGSLFYGNILGIFLIAFFLKKVTGSAVFIAAIITEILVIGMYAADLVAFLWLNMIGCVAVMLLSWLLQQSGYFRGSTSASR from the coding sequence ATGAGCACACCCGACTGGATTGTTTTGTGTGGCACGTTATCGTTGATTCTGCTCTATGGCATCTACCGGAGCAGGCGGCATGAAAACCTGCACAGCTATCTCCTCGGAAACCGTTCCCTGAAGTGGTACCAGGTTGGTTTCTCGGTGATGGCAACGCAGGCAAGTGCGATTACTTTTTTGTCGGCGCCGGGACAAGCTTACACCGATGGAATGCGTTTCGTGGAGTTTTATTTTGGCCTTCCATTGGCAATGATATTCCTCTGCGTATTCTTTCTTCCCATCTATCACCGGTTGAAAATCTTTACCGCTTATGAATTCCTCGAGCAACGGTTTGATCTGAAGACACGCACCCTCACCGCCTCGCTGTTTCTCACACAACGGGGACTTGCCGCCGGGCTCACCATATACGCACCTTCCATCGTGCTTTCTTCACTGTTGGGCTGGAACATCTACTGGACTAACATTTTTATGGGGGGATTGGTAATCACCTACACCATGCTTGGCGGCACGAGGGCTGTCTCCGTTACGCAGGTGCAGCAGCTGATGGTGATTTTTGCCGGTATGTTTTTGGCCGCAGTGATGGTGGTAAGATTGTTGCCTGATGGCGTGGGTATTACAGATGCCTTGCAGGTTGCCGGTAAGATGGGCAAGGCCAACGTAATAACCACGCAATTCAGCTGGAACGACCGGTATAACATCTGGAGCGGGCTGATTGGTGGATTTTTTCTTGCTCTCGCCTACTTTGGCACCGATCAGTCGCAGGTAGGCCGCTACCTGGCTGGCAAATCCATCGGTGAAAGCCGGCTGGGATTGCTGATGAACGGTTTGCTGAAAATACCCATGCAGTTCCTTATTCTGCTTATTGGCGCTCTTGTGTTTGCTTTCTACCAGTTTCAGCCAGCTCCTGTTTTTTTCAATACCAGGCAGGTAACGAAAGTGATGAACTCTGAAATGGCCGATTCATTTCGCATGGTTAATCATCAATATGATTCCATTAGTTTATTGAAACAGCAATATGCTTTTCAACTGTTAGATGGTTTAAAGGAGGATAATGATGCACAGACTGCCGCGGTTCAGGAAAGCCTGCAAGCACTGGATAAGGAAGGCAAGGCGATTCGAAGTGAAGCCGTTGCCTTGATCAAGCAAGCGGATCCTGCAGCCGATACCAATGATACCAACTACATCTTTTTAACCTTTGTGCTTACCTATCTGCCAAAGGGCCTGGTTGGTCTCCTGATTGCTGTAGTGTTTTGTGCTTCCTGGAACTCTACTGCAGCGGAACTGAATTCACTGGCTACTACCACGGTGATCGATATCTACCGGAGAAACATCAACAACAAAGCTTCACAACTGCATTATGTCAGGGTTTCAATGTGGGCCACGCTGGGATGGGGAATTTTTGCGATTGGTGTGGCGCAGCTGGCTAATCAGCTCGGCAGTTTGATTGAAGCAGTGAATGTGCTGGGTTCGCTTTTTTATGGAAATATTCTGGGCATATTCCTGATTGCTTTCTTTCTGAAAAAGGTCACCGGTTCTGCGGTTTTCATTGCAGCGATTATTACTGAAATATTGGTAATCGGCATGTATGCAGCCGACCTGGTAGCTTTTCTATGGCTTAATATGATTGGCTGCGTGGCAGTCATGCTATTATCGTGGCTGTTGCAGCAATCAGGTTACTTCCGGGGAAGCACAAGTGCTTCACGGTAG
- a CDS encoding PIG-L family deacetylase gives MISATADSMAQTAPAANAAEIQLQLNKLNVLGSVLYLAAHPDDENTRLISYLAKEKLYRTGYLSLTRGDGGQNLIGNELGDLLGLIRTQELLAARRIDGGEQFFTRANDFGYTKNPEETFTFWNKDSILADVVFVIRSFQPDVIICRFPATGEGGHGQHTASAMLAEEAFKAAADPKRFPEQLNKVAVWQSKRLLWNSFNFGGNNTTADDQLKVDIGVFNPLLGKGYSEIAAESRSMHKSQGFGAGKNRGTQLEYFKPILGAIPSKDLFDDIITGWSRVAGSEQLQQLIDRVIGNYNPSKPAASVEALLAISEALQQLPDGYWKAQKLKETEQLICLCSGLWFEAYTMQPTLANGNTFEWKVQVVNRGVIPVALKSVSIQHFDTLLNKSLPENTLVTLQRKQLLDSATAVTQPYWLQQPHGQGMFVFGDQRLTGSPENEPPLIATFSFDIDGKAFSFKRPLYYKYVDPVRGEVYQPPAIAPAITVTLDEPVYLFKSEQARQVKVNLKTNVDNAAGTVSLKVPQGWVVTPSGSAFNLPAKGDETSMVFSVSPSTHAISASVDTLKAMVEMRGKKYDRGLRTISYDHIPAMQLFPPAQSKLVSVPLITKGKNIGYVQGAGDVIPEILRQVGYNVTMLSDDAIANGNLAIYDAVITGVRAYNTNERLKFLNEKLLAYVKNGGVLLVQYNTSGSDLVINSIGPYPFKISRDRVTDETASVHFLHADDELLNVPNKITSKDFEGWIQERGLYFLSDVDSSYRKILSMNDKGEAPLDGALVACNYGKGRFVYTSLSFFRELPAGVPGAYRLFVNLISK, from the coding sequence ATGATCTCTGCCACTGCAGATAGTATGGCGCAGACAGCACCTGCTGCCAATGCCGCGGAGATACAACTTCAGCTCAATAAGCTGAATGTTTTAGGCAGTGTCTTATATCTCGCCGCTCATCCCGATGATGAAAATACTCGCCTGATTTCTTACCTGGCGAAAGAAAAGTTGTACCGTACAGGATATCTTTCACTCACGCGCGGCGATGGCGGCCAGAACCTGATTGGTAATGAACTGGGCGACTTGCTTGGCCTCATCAGGACCCAGGAGTTGCTGGCCGCAAGAAGAATTGATGGTGGCGAGCAATTTTTTACACGGGCCAATGATTTCGGGTACACTAAAAACCCGGAAGAGACATTTACCTTTTGGAATAAGGATTCCATTTTAGCAGACGTCGTTTTTGTGATCCGGTCTTTTCAGCCGGATGTGATTATTTGCCGCTTTCCTGCAACGGGCGAAGGCGGGCACGGTCAGCACACGGCTTCCGCTATGCTGGCCGAAGAAGCCTTTAAAGCTGCAGCCGATCCTAAGCGCTTTCCTGAACAACTGAATAAGGTGGCAGTGTGGCAGTCAAAACGGTTGCTGTGGAATAGTTTCAACTTCGGTGGTAACAATACCACTGCTGATGATCAGCTGAAAGTGGATATCGGTGTGTTTAACCCATTGCTCGGTAAAGGTTATTCAGAAATTGCTGCTGAAAGCCGTTCCATGCATAAGAGCCAGGGCTTTGGCGCGGGTAAAAACAGGGGAACACAACTCGAATATTTTAAGCCCATACTTGGTGCAATACCATCCAAAGATTTATTCGATGATATAATCACCGGTTGGAGTCGTGTTGCCGGAAGTGAACAGTTGCAACAACTGATTGATAGGGTGATTGGTAATTATAATCCATCAAAGCCAGCCGCTTCAGTGGAAGCTCTTTTGGCAATCAGCGAAGCTTTGCAGCAATTGCCGGATGGTTACTGGAAAGCACAAAAGCTGAAGGAAACAGAACAGCTGATTTGCCTGTGTTCCGGGTTATGGTTTGAAGCCTATACCATGCAGCCAACGTTAGCAAATGGCAACACCTTTGAATGGAAAGTGCAGGTGGTTAACAGAGGTGTGATTCCGGTAGCGTTAAAATCGGTTAGCATACAACACTTCGATACGCTGCTGAATAAATCTTTACCTGAAAATACACTGGTTACACTGCAAAGAAAGCAGTTGCTCGATTCAGCAACAGCAGTCACCCAACCATATTGGTTGCAGCAGCCGCACGGGCAGGGCATGTTTGTTTTTGGCGATCAGCGTTTGACAGGCAGCCCGGAAAACGAACCACCCCTTATTGCCACCTTCAGTTTCGACATTGATGGAAAGGCCTTTAGTTTCAAACGCCCGCTTTATTACAAATACGTGGATCCTGTAAGAGGTGAAGTCTATCAGCCGCCTGCCATTGCTCCCGCCATCACGGTTACACTGGATGAACCGGTCTATCTTTTCAAAAGTGAACAGGCCCGGCAAGTGAAGGTGAACCTGAAAACCAATGTAGATAACGCCGCTGGTACCGTTTCTTTAAAAGTGCCGCAGGGTTGGGTGGTAACGCCTTCCGGCAGCGCCTTTAATTTGCCGGCAAAAGGGGATGAAACTTCGATGGTTTTTTCAGTGAGTCCATCCACCCATGCGATTTCAGCAAGCGTGGATACATTGAAAGCCATGGTGGAGATGCGTGGAAAAAAATATGACCGTGGACTGCGAACCATCAGCTATGACCATATTCCGGCCATGCAGCTTTTCCCTCCGGCACAATCAAAACTGGTGAGTGTGCCGTTGATTACAAAAGGAAAAAATATAGGTTATGTTCAGGGCGCGGGTGATGTCATTCCGGAAATACTACGACAGGTTGGATACAATGTTACCATGTTGAGTGATGATGCCATAGCCAATGGCAATCTCGCCATTTATGATGCTGTCATCACCGGTGTGAGGGCTTATAATACCAATGAACGCCTGAAATTTTTGAATGAAAAATTGCTGGCCTATGTTAAAAACGGCGGTGTGTTGCTGGTTCAATACAACACAAGCGGCAGCGACCTGGTGATAAATAGTATCGGGCCTTATCCATTTAAAATTTCACGCGACCGCGTTACTGATGAAACCGCATCGGTTCATTTTCTGCATGCTGATGATGAACTGCTTAATGTGCCGAATAAAATCACCAGTAAAGATTTTGAAGGATGGATACAGGAACGCGGGCTTTATTTTCTTTCTGACGTGGACAGCAGCTACCGGAAAATTCTTTCCATGAACGATAAAGGAGAAGCGCCTTTGGATGGCGCATTAGTTGCCTGCAACTACGGGAAAGGAAGGTTCGTTTATACCAGTCTTTCGTTTTTTCGTGAATTACCGGCCGGAGTGCCCGGGGCGTACCGCCTTTTTGTGAATTTGATTTCGAAATGA
- a CDS encoding succinate dehydrogenase cytochrome b subunit, whose product MSWVTAMFTSTLERKFVMSLTGLFLCSFLIVHLGGNLLTLVPDNGLTFNAFTHFMETNILIKVMEYVLFAGFIIHIVQAAFITYQNRQSRPVKYAVSAGSSNSKWYARNMGVLGVVILIFLVIHLKDFFYELKFGDEDFGVDANGNVNLFRETVGAFGQFPYALLYFIAMFGLGYHLWHGFQSAFRSLGLMHSKYTPAIEGLGKIYTVVITGGFMFLPVYWYLVQLLK is encoded by the coding sequence ATGAGCTGGGTTACTGCAATGTTCACATCTACCCTTGAAAGAAAATTTGTGATGTCACTTACAGGCTTGTTTCTTTGCTCCTTCCTCATTGTACATCTCGGCGGTAACCTGCTTACACTGGTGCCTGACAACGGGCTCACCTTTAATGCCTTCACACATTTTATGGAAACGAACATCCTGATTAAGGTTATGGAGTATGTGTTGTTCGCGGGATTCATCATCCACATCGTGCAGGCAGCTTTCATTACCTATCAGAACAGGCAGTCAAGACCCGTGAAGTATGCCGTTTCAGCCGGTTCTTCCAACAGCAAGTGGTATGCACGCAATATGGGAGTGCTCGGTGTTGTCATCCTGATATTCCTGGTGATTCATCTTAAGGATTTTTTTTACGAACTGAAATTCGGAGATGAAGATTTCGGCGTGGATGCCAATGGTAATGTAAACCTCTTCAGGGAAACAGTAGGCGCATTCGGACAGTTTCCTTATGCATTGCTGTACTTCATTGCCATGTTTGGATTAGGGTATCATTTGTGGCATGGATTCCAAAGTGCATTCCGCTCTTTAGGCCTGATGCATTCCAAGTACACGCCTGCCATTGAAGGCCTTGGAAAAATTTACACCGTTGTCATCACCGGTGGATTCATGTTTTTACCTGTTTACTGGTATTTGGTTCAACTTTTAAAATGA
- the fabD gene encoding ACP S-malonyltransferase, with product MNRAYLFPGQGFQYVGMGKSVYESSPLARDYFEAANEMLGYRITDFMFHGPEEKLFETQIVQNAIFLVSLISALKEGKNFRPSMVAGHSLGETTALVANGCLSFEDGLMLMNERAVEMENAFNKVPAAMVAVLGLEDAIVEKVCDIIDDIVVPANYNCPGQLVIAGTREGVQEACRALTKEGARRFVPLQVGGAVHSPLMQPVVDYLKRKLTTIKFNEPRCPIYPNVTGIATINTDEIREYLTLQQIKSLRWTTTIQNMMLDGATEFVDCGPPHVISGMVRRISKEVSINSAVL from the coding sequence ATGAACAGAGCATATTTGTTCCCCGGTCAGGGATTTCAGTACGTGGGCATGGGGAAATCGGTGTATGAGAGTTCACCGCTGGCACGGGATTATTTTGAAGCGGCGAATGAAATGCTGGGATATCGTATTACGGATTTTATGTTTCACGGTCCAGAGGAAAAATTGTTTGAAACACAGATCGTGCAAAATGCCATTTTCCTCGTTTCACTCATCAGTGCTTTAAAGGAAGGAAAGAATTTCAGGCCGTCTATGGTGGCGGGCCATAGCCTCGGAGAAACAACAGCGCTGGTGGCGAATGGCTGCTTATCGTTTGAAGATGGACTGATGCTGATGAATGAACGTGCCGTGGAAATGGAAAATGCATTTAATAAAGTGCCTGCTGCAATGGTGGCCGTGCTTGGGCTGGAAGATGCCATTGTGGAGAAGGTATGCGACATCATTGACGACATCGTGGTGCCGGCAAATTATAACTGCCCCGGGCAATTGGTGATTGCCGGTACACGGGAAGGAGTGCAGGAAGCCTGCAGGGCGCTCACAAAAGAAGGTGCCAGACGTTTTGTGCCGCTGCAGGTTGGCGGGGCAGTGCATTCTCCCCTGATGCAGCCGGTAGTGGATTATCTGAAAAGAAAACTGACTACCATCAAATTCAATGAGCCCCGTTGCCCGATCTATCCGAATGTTACCGGTATCGCAACCATTAATACGGATGAAATCAGAGAATACCTTACACTGCAGCAGATAAAATCGCTGAGATGGACAACCACCATTCAAAACATGATGCTTGACGGCGCAACTGAATTTGTGGATTGCGGTCCGCCACACGTTATCAGCGGAATGGTGCGGCGTATCAGCAAAGAAGTGTCCATAAACAGCGCTGTATTATAG
- a CDS encoding acyl-CoA thioesterase, with protein MSNLQRPIHTETIMTQVVQPNDTNPLGNLHGGKLMYWMDECSAISATKHSRAIVVTVSVDGVSFKNPIELGSFVTIIARVTRTFRTSMEVFIEVWSENIPKNTKIKCNEAYYTFVALSESGEPIPVNEIHPESDEEIRLYEGAIRRRQVRLILGGKMKVEDAAELRKLFMKD; from the coding sequence ATGAGCAACCTGCAACGGCCCATTCATACAGAAACCATCATGACACAGGTGGTACAGCCGAATGATACCAACCCATTAGGTAACCTGCATGGCGGAAAGCTTATGTACTGGATGGATGAGTGTTCAGCCATCAGTGCTACCAAACACAGCAGGGCCATTGTGGTGACTGTTTCTGTGGATGGAGTTTCTTTCAAAAATCCGATTGAACTCGGCAGTTTTGTAACAATTATTGCCAGGGTAACGCGCACGTTTCGTACTTCCATGGAAGTGTTTATTGAAGTATGGTCGGAAAATATCCCGAAAAACACCAAGATTAAATGTAATGAGGCCTATTACACTTTTGTGGCGTTGAGTGAATCAGGTGAACCTATTCCTGTCAATGAAATTCATCCTGAATCGGATGAAGAGATACGATTGTACGAAGGTGCTATACGCCGCAGGCAGGTAAGGCTGATTCTTGGCGGCAAGATGAAAGTCGAAGATGCCGCTGAGTTGCGTAAGTTATTTATGAAGGACTGA
- a CDS encoding ribonuclease E inhibitor RraB translates to MNEKKLQQLTQFGVDQKSGISLDFFFTTNDSAKAQSLSDELSALQYHMNTVHASSGNVHLFVASGSSSRMVMNLQSVNAWTDSMCHAGYRHDCSFSGWNPVTE, encoded by the coding sequence ATGAATGAAAAAAAGCTGCAACAACTCACGCAGTTCGGCGTCGATCAAAAAAGCGGCATCAGCCTCGACTTTTTCTTCACCACCAATGATTCAGCAAAAGCACAAAGTCTGTCGGATGAACTTTCAGCATTGCAGTATCACATGAATACCGTACATGCTTCTTCCGGCAACGTGCATTTATTTGTGGCATCAGGCAGCAGCTCGCGCATGGTGATGAACCTGCAGTCGGTTAATGCATGGACAGATTCAATGTGCCATGCAGGCTACAGGCATGATTGCAGCTTCAGCGGATGGAATCCGGTTACCGAATAA
- a CDS encoding DUF721 domain-containing protein, producing the protein MKRQNDQPIKEVIAELLQTYHLKEKMNEVKLLQHWESLFGKTISKYTEKMFVSNKKLYLTINSAPLRQELMYNRQVMMERINEAIEKDFIREVVLR; encoded by the coding sequence ATGAAGCGCCAGAATGACCAGCCGATAAAAGAAGTGATTGCGGAATTGTTGCAGACTTATCATCTCAAAGAAAAAATGAATGAGGTAAAGCTGCTGCAGCACTGGGAATCGCTGTTTGGCAAAACCATTTCGAAATACACTGAGAAAATGTTTGTCAGTAATAAAAAACTGTATCTCACCATCAATTCCGCACCGCTGCGCCAGGAACTGATGTACAACCGCCAGGTGATGATGGAACGAATCAATGAAGCCATTGAAAAGGATTTTATTCGGGAAGTGGTGTTGAGATAA
- a CDS encoding T9SS type A sorting domain-containing protein gives MKNYYLAVLILFIGVGAFAQAPYKNLTENAYTGEQIRQMKAARCPALQSNTRDVYEMYVDYSAANFDDALYYGYTFNTKYDANDEALNYAAVVINNLVGETDYNDPINTYTDWTILGLSDSFPNDVVVTIDTAYYIFIHSNNSGGLDTLTMNLVKTLGNGAPSQSSSSILKSVRDSVDFGLSVEPGGTWQDGAAVILGYPMEYTLDPGQKSAFVLNYYNKNELDTAGLLAGCVDSDQDGIADAPSTFETSYMRLPPNIPSVTKNAQIVYVDGSGNVLGAFAFQNWAFFFKVSINTVVGIADNFDNLDLTKIYPNPAVDNSQIFYGLHHAADVRIDLIDLSGKYIKTLYSGNDGEGSYIRNVDLSDVASGAYLVSLRAGSGSPVVSKLIVSK, from the coding sequence ATGAAAAACTACTACTTAGCCGTACTGATATTGTTTATAGGTGTTGGTGCTTTTGCGCAGGCGCCCTATAAAAATCTTACCGAAAATGCCTATACCGGCGAACAGATCAGGCAGATGAAAGCAGCCCGTTGCCCTGCTTTACAAAGCAACACACGGGATGTTTATGAAATGTACGTGGATTACAGCGCCGCGAATTTTGACGATGCGCTTTACTATGGATATACATTTAATACCAAGTATGATGCAAACGATGAAGCGCTGAATTATGCGGCTGTCGTAATCAATAACCTTGTTGGTGAAACTGATTACAACGATCCGATCAACACCTATACTGACTGGACTATTTTGGGTTTGTCGGATTCATTTCCCAATGATGTGGTGGTAACCATTGATACGGCTTACTATATTTTCATTCACTCCAATAATTCCGGCGGACTGGATACATTGACCATGAACCTTGTTAAAACCCTGGGGAATGGCGCACCTTCACAGAGTTCATCGAGTATCTTAAAATCAGTTCGTGATTCGGTTGACTTTGGTCTTTCCGTTGAACCCGGTGGCACATGGCAGGATGGTGCTGCTGTTATCCTCGGTTATCCTATGGAATATACTTTAGATCCGGGGCAGAAATCAGCCTTCGTCCTGAATTATTATAATAAAAATGAATTGGATACTGCCGGCTTACTCGCTGGTTGCGTAGACAGCGATCAGGATGGTATTGCTGATGCTCCAAGCACTTTTGAAACATCGTACATGCGTCTTCCGCCGAATATTCCTTCCGTTACCAAGAATGCACAGATTGTTTATGTGGATGGAAGCGGAAATGTGTTAGGCGCATTTGCTTTCCAGAACTGGGCATTCTTCTTTAAAGTAAGCATTAACACCGTAGTGGGTATTGCTGACAATTTTGATAACCTCGATCTGACCAAGATCTACCCGAATCCTGCGGTGGATAATTCTCAGATTTTTTATGGTTTGCATCATGCCGCTGACGTAAGGATTGATCTTATTGATCTGAGTGGCAAATACATCAAGACGCTGTATTCCGGCAATGACGGTGAAGGATCATACATCCGCAATGTTGATTTGAGTGATGTTGCCTCCGGTGCATACCTCGTTTCGTTGAGGGCTGGCAGCGGATCACCTGTTGTTTCCAAGCTGATCGTAAGCAAATAA
- a CDS encoding T9SS type A sorting domain-containing protein codes for MTFPEYAVTGTRDYFDTLMAGSFIPQSEGGLGCATGIYPADTGYVSGNNSYGDLQKAQFFSLHQMGYTAPGYVQDVQVRFGKKVTLSGTSVVFIKVYAVDTAGFWPGELAAVSTAVPVNSIDVSGAGNNFHFIAPFLVGDSFFVSVVLPTETGDSLAVLSSINNCRSFTAWSWEQWSNGSWHTIVNSWLLDMDLAIFPVVDLPFNVGVQGEPADRINAILSPNPASGQTQCSITLPQSGNVSITVLNELGSRVRYIDKGLLSPSAYSIPVDLIDLPDGCYYLVLTCGNQRRILPLVIQ; via the coding sequence TTGACTTTCCCAGAATACGCTGTCACCGGCACCCGTGATTACTTTGATACACTCATGGCCGGCAGTTTCATTCCTCAAAGTGAAGGCGGACTGGGATGCGCAACAGGAATTTATCCGGCTGATACGGGTTATGTGTCAGGCAACAACAGCTACGGCGATCTGCAAAAGGCACAGTTTTTCAGCTTGCATCAGATGGGCTATACGGCGCCCGGTTATGTGCAGGATGTACAGGTGCGCTTCGGTAAAAAGGTAACCTTATCAGGTACCAGTGTTGTATTTATTAAAGTTTATGCGGTTGATACAGCCGGATTTTGGCCGGGCGAATTAGCCGCTGTTTCCACGGCCGTGCCGGTGAATTCGATAGATGTATCAGGTGCCGGAAATAATTTTCATTTTATCGCACCCTTCCTGGTGGGGGATTCCTTTTTTGTAAGTGTTGTTTTACCCACTGAAACCGGAGATTCGCTCGCAGTGCTTTCTTCCATTAACAACTGCAGGTCATTCACCGCATGGTCGTGGGAGCAATGGTCTAATGGCAGCTGGCATACCATCGTAAATTCATGGCTACTGGATATGGATCTTGCTATATTTCCGGTGGTAGATCTGCCATTTAATGTGGGCGTGCAGGGTGAACCGGCCGACAGGATAAACGCAATACTTTCGCCTAATCCTGCCAGCGGGCAAACGCAATGCAGCATCACGCTGCCGCAAAGCGGAAACGTTTCAATAACGGTGCTGAATGAACTGGGTAGCCGGGTGCGGTATATTGATAAGGGTTTGCTGTCGCCGAGTGCATATTCGATACCTGTTGATTTAATTGACCTGCCGGACGGCTGCTACTACCTGGTGCTTACTTGTGGTAATCAGCGCCGGATATTACCATTGGTGATCCAGTAA
- the fabD gene encoding ACP S-malonyltransferase — translation MKAYIFPGQGSQFPGMGKDLYESNQVAREYFEKANEILGFRITAIMFNGTDEALKQTKVTQPAIFIHSVVKSKVAGEDFLPDMVAGHSLGEFSALVANKALSFEDGLQLVYKRAQAMQKACEMQPSTMAAILGLDDQVVEEICASIDSVVVPANYNCPGQLVISGSIEGVNAACEQLKSAGAKRALVLPVGGAFHSPLMEPARQELETALLQTPFANPICPVYQNVNAEAAFDPDVIRKNLIAQLTAPVRWSQSVKAMIADGATSFIECGPGNVLQGLVKKIHREAVTAAL, via the coding sequence ATGAAAGCTTACATTTTTCCAGGGCAGGGCTCACAGTTTCCGGGTATGGGAAAGGATCTGTACGAATCAAATCAGGTGGCAAGGGAGTATTTTGAAAAGGCCAATGAAATTCTCGGATTCCGCATTACCGCTATCATGTTTAACGGCACCGACGAAGCATTGAAACAAACAAAAGTGACACAGCCTGCCATCTTTATTCATTCCGTGGTAAAATCAAAGGTGGCGGGAGAAGATTTTTTGCCTGATATGGTTGCCGGTCATTCGCTGGGTGAGTTTTCTGCACTGGTGGCTAATAAAGCGCTGTCATTTGAAGACGGACTACAGTTGGTCTATAAACGGGCGCAGGCAATGCAGAAAGCATGTGAGATGCAGCCGTCCACCATGGCAGCCATATTGGGACTCGACGATCAGGTAGTGGAAGAGATCTGCGCTTCCATTGATTCAGTAGTGGTGCCGGCAAATTATAATTGCCCGGGGCAGTTGGTAATCAGCGGATCAATAGAGGGTGTGAATGCAGCCTGTGAACAATTGAAATCGGCCGGAGCCAAGCGGGCACTGGTGCTGCCGGTGGGAGGCGCATTTCATTCGCCGCTCATGGAACCTGCACGCCAGGAACTGGAAACCGCCTTGCTGCAAACACCATTTGCAAACCCGATTTGTCCTGTCTATCAGAATGTGAATGCGGAAGCAGCTTTTGATCCGGATGTCATCAGGAAAAACCTGATTGCCCAGTTAACGGCGCCGGTGCGGTGGTCGCAATCGGTAAAAGCAATGATCGCAGATGGTGCAACTTCATTTATCGAATGCGGCCCGGGCAATGTATTGCAGGGACTGGTGAAGAAGATTCACCGGGAAGCCGTTACGGCTGCACTCTGA
- a CDS encoding class I SAM-dependent methyltransferase, translated as MKHLFFRLKAYLQYLLRAKGVGNMHSPFVYDFMVNVLHDRRHFYAYDEIESLRSRLLSSDEIISVIDYGAGADAPIPEKRRVRDVLKKSAKPARQAQLLFRIVVYNKCMQLLELGTSLGISAMYLAKASIKAKVISLEGSPALAAKARSNFISAGINNIEVIEGPFATTLMKALEKSGKPDLVFFDGNHRLEPTLQYFSQALAFADEQSIFVFDDIHWSPEMNAAWKIIKGNARVTLTIDLFHFGIVFFRKQLSKQDFILRT; from the coding sequence ATGAAGCATCTGTTTTTCCGGCTTAAGGCATACCTGCAATACCTGCTGAGGGCGAAAGGTGTCGGCAATATGCACTCGCCCTTCGTTTATGATTTCATGGTGAATGTGTTACATGACCGGCGGCATTTTTATGCATACGATGAAATCGAATCTTTGCGCAGCCGCCTGCTATCTTCCGATGAAATAATTTCTGTGATTGATTATGGTGCAGGAGCCGATGCGCCAATTCCTGAAAAGCGACGGGTACGTGACGTGCTGAAAAAATCGGCCAAACCTGCCCGGCAGGCCCAATTGCTTTTCAGGATAGTCGTTTACAATAAGTGCATGCAGTTGCTTGAATTAGGAACATCGCTGGGTATTTCTGCCATGTATCTTGCAAAGGCAAGTATCAAGGCGAAGGTCATATCGCTGGAGGGCTCACCGGCACTGGCGGCAAAAGCACGCAGCAATTTTATTTCCGCAGGCATCAATAATATCGAAGTTATCGAAGGGCCTTTTGCTACCACGTTGATGAAGGCACTGGAGAAATCCGGAAAGCCTGACCTGGTATTCTTTGATGGCAATCATCGCCTGGAACCTACCCTTCAATATTTCAGTCAGGCATTAGCATTCGCAGATGAACAGTCGATCTTTGTATTCGACGACATTCACTGGTCACCGGAAATGAATGCAGCCTGGAAAATCATTAAGGGGAATGCAAGGGTAACCCTTACTATCGACCTGTTCCATTTTGGCATTGTCTTTTTCAGGAAACAACTGTCGAAGCAGGATTTTATACTCAGAACGTAG